A single window of Ictalurus furcatus strain D&B chromosome 3, Billie_1.0, whole genome shotgun sequence DNA harbors:
- the si:dkey-228d14.5 gene encoding transmembrane protein 150A isoform X1, whose protein sequence is MAFWIILPISLSAVSFIGCWTVYGLALKFHHICSLSNWEYSNSCMTNETEICCTGNNIPTISGSGTHFPENSLFSATINGASFLFVVFSIFHHAHILKKCNMHSILSKCAMVSGCIAGVGAFVAGNCNPAELMFLHNLGAALSFVCICFYTVLLTFLTSRCMLTGLERSLYPIRIVFSSIQVTLTVLYCIFFTQKDFYYRHISAIFEWTLSLNLELFEFSYAVEFYFFSSAMLSVLLSNSDEENTIILS, encoded by the exons ATGGCCTTCTGGATTATTTTACCCATCAGTCTCAGTGCTGTCTCATTCATCGGATGCTGGACAGT GTATGGACTTGCATTAAAATTCCACCACATCTGCTCACTCAGTAATTG GGAATACAGCAACTCATGTAtgacaaatgaaacagaaatatgCTGCACAGGAAATAACATACCCACCATAAG TGGAAGTGGAACCCACTTTCCAGAAAATTCCCTGTTTAGTGCTACAATCAATGGGGCTTCATTTTTAT TTGTGGTTTTCAGTATTTTCCATCATGCGCATATCCTGAAGAAGTGCAATATGCACTCCATCCTCAGTAAGTGTGCCATGGTCTCTGGTTGTATTGCTGGAGTTGGTGCCTTTGTGGCTGGAAACTGCAAT CCAGCAGAACTGATGTTTCTGCATAACCTAGGTGCTGCTTTGAGCTTTGTGTGTATCTGCTTCTACACAGTGCTGCTCACATTTCTGACAAGCAGGTGCATGCTCACTGGACTAGAGCGCTCCCTCTACCCAATACGCATCGTGTTCTCCAGCATCCAGGTCACACTGACCGTCCTCT ATTGCATCTTCTTTACTCAGAAGGACTTCTACTACAGGCACATCTCTGCGATTTTTGAGTGGACACTCAGCTTGAACCTGGAGCTCTTCGAATTCAGCTATGCTGTGGagttttatttcttctcttctgCAATGCTTTCAGTACTTCTCTCAAACAGTGATGAAGAGAACACCATCATTTTGTCCTGA
- the si:dkey-228d14.5 gene encoding transmembrane protein 150A isoform X2, translating to MTNETEICCTGNNIPTISGSGTHFPENSLFSATINGASFLFVVFSIFHHAHILKKCNMHSILSKCAMVSGCIAGVGAFVAGNCNPAELMFLHNLGAALSFVCICFYTVLLTFLTSRCMLTGLERSLYPIRIVFSSIQVTLTVLYCIFFTQKDFYYRHISAIFEWTLSLNLELFEFSYAVEFYFFSSAMLSVLLSNSDEENTIILS from the exons AtgacaaatgaaacagaaatatgCTGCACAGGAAATAACATACCCACCATAAG TGGAAGTGGAACCCACTTTCCAGAAAATTCCCTGTTTAGTGCTACAATCAATGGGGCTTCATTTTTAT TTGTGGTTTTCAGTATTTTCCATCATGCGCATATCCTGAAGAAGTGCAATATGCACTCCATCCTCAGTAAGTGTGCCATGGTCTCTGGTTGTATTGCTGGAGTTGGTGCCTTTGTGGCTGGAAACTGCAAT CCAGCAGAACTGATGTTTCTGCATAACCTAGGTGCTGCTTTGAGCTTTGTGTGTATCTGCTTCTACACAGTGCTGCTCACATTTCTGACAAGCAGGTGCATGCTCACTGGACTAGAGCGCTCCCTCTACCCAATACGCATCGTGTTCTCCAGCATCCAGGTCACACTGACCGTCCTCT ATTGCATCTTCTTTACTCAGAAGGACTTCTACTACAGGCACATCTCTGCGATTTTTGAGTGGACACTCAGCTTGAACCTGGAGCTCTTCGAATTCAGCTATGCTGTGGagttttatttcttctcttctgCAATGCTTTCAGTACTTCTCTCAAACAGTGATGAAGAGAACACCATCATTTTGTCCTGA
- the zgc:110319 gene encoding NFU1 iron-sulfur cluster scaffold homolog, mitochondrial isoform X2 yields the protein MYLTALMHSNVTRMHIRFSVKDRSQCRSLWSVQKHRIQAQQSQNKPCSVRWLSVFTEDTPNPRSIKFLPGKPVLGTGSLDFPTSGSAECSSLARNLFQVEGVKSVFFGPDFITITKMDDVEWAAVKRHAIEIISKFFESGEPVTTGVTHPESNVSEEDDEIVAMIKELLDTRIRPTVQEDGGDVIFKGFEDGTVKLKLVGSCTGCPSSTVTLKSGIQNMLQFYIPEVDDVEQVVDEVDEINMKEFLELEKKLKDS from the exons ATGTACCTTACTGCACTGATGCATAGCAACGTTACAAGAATGCATATTAG GTTTTCAGTGAAAGATAGAAGTCAGTGCCGCTCGCTGTGGTCAGTCCAGAAGCACCGTATACAAGCTCAACAGTCACAGAACAAACCATGCTCCG TACGATGGCTGTCAGTTTTCACAGAAGACACACCAAACCCCAGAAGTATAAAGTTCCTACCTGGGAAGCCTGTGCTGGGAACGGGAAGTCTAGACTTCCCAACTTCAGGTTCTGCAGAGTGTTCTTCTTTAGCCAG GAATCTTTTTCAGGTTGAAGGGGTGAAAAGTGTGTTTTTTGGCCCTGATTTCATCACAATTACAAAG ATGGATGATGTTGAGTGGGCAGCAGTTAAACGGCATGCGATTGAGATCATCTCAAAGTTCTTTGAAAGTGGAGAACCTGTAACAACAGGAGTAACACATCCAGAGAGCA ATGTGTCAGAGGAGGATGATGAGATCGTCGCAATGATTAAAGAGCTTTTAGACACTCGAATCAG GCCTACCGTACAGGAGGATGGTGGTGACGTTATCTTTAAGGGCTTTGAGGATGGCACAGTGAAGCTGAAGCTTGTTGGCTCTTGCACAGGCTGTCCCAGTTCTACAGTTACTCTGAAAAGCGGCATTCAGAACATGCTGCAGTTCTACATCCCAGAGGTGGACGATGTTGAACAG GTGGTGGATGAAGTGGATGAAATCAACATGAAGGAGTTTTTAGAACTGgagaaaaaattaaaagattCGTAG
- the zgc:110319 gene encoding NFU1 iron-sulfur cluster scaffold homolog, mitochondrial isoform X1, whose product MIKTVNMAAIFRRTVLKLLQLQESSHCVRFSVKDRSQCRSLWSVQKHRIQAQQSQNKPCSVRWLSVFTEDTPNPRSIKFLPGKPVLGTGSLDFPTSGSAECSSLARNLFQVEGVKSVFFGPDFITITKMDDVEWAAVKRHAIEIISKFFESGEPVTTGVTHPESNVSEEDDEIVAMIKELLDTRIRPTVQEDGGDVIFKGFEDGTVKLKLVGSCTGCPSSTVTLKSGIQNMLQFYIPEVDDVEQVVDEVDEINMKEFLELEKKLKDS is encoded by the exons ATGATCAAAACAGTGAACATGGCGGCGATTTTCAGACGGACTGTCCTGAAGCTCTTACAGTTGCAGGAGTCTTCGCATTGCGTTAG GTTTTCAGTGAAAGATAGAAGTCAGTGCCGCTCGCTGTGGTCAGTCCAGAAGCACCGTATACAAGCTCAACAGTCACAGAACAAACCATGCTCCG TACGATGGCTGTCAGTTTTCACAGAAGACACACCAAACCCCAGAAGTATAAAGTTCCTACCTGGGAAGCCTGTGCTGGGAACGGGAAGTCTAGACTTCCCAACTTCAGGTTCTGCAGAGTGTTCTTCTTTAGCCAG GAATCTTTTTCAGGTTGAAGGGGTGAAAAGTGTGTTTTTTGGCCCTGATTTCATCACAATTACAAAG ATGGATGATGTTGAGTGGGCAGCAGTTAAACGGCATGCGATTGAGATCATCTCAAAGTTCTTTGAAAGTGGAGAACCTGTAACAACAGGAGTAACACATCCAGAGAGCA ATGTGTCAGAGGAGGATGATGAGATCGTCGCAATGATTAAAGAGCTTTTAGACACTCGAATCAG GCCTACCGTACAGGAGGATGGTGGTGACGTTATCTTTAAGGGCTTTGAGGATGGCACAGTGAAGCTGAAGCTTGTTGGCTCTTGCACAGGCTGTCCCAGTTCTACAGTTACTCTGAAAAGCGGCATTCAGAACATGCTGCAGTTCTACATCCCAGAGGTGGACGATGTTGAACAG GTGGTGGATGAAGTGGATGAAATCAACATGAAGGAGTTTTTAGAACTGgagaaaaaattaaaagattCGTAG